The following are encoded in a window of Amblyraja radiata isolate CabotCenter1 chromosome 7, sAmbRad1.1.pri, whole genome shotgun sequence genomic DNA:
- the fam237a gene encoding protein FAM237A, with product MLLPPLHSCRGQIDPLTLGRPNPQCWESSSALLLELRKPRIADTVSGFWDFMIYLKSSEESKHASLFWVLAQLFWDIYVDCMISRTHGLGRRRFVEDKKELTSTHLDLRQDLRRGSKHEKSQTKRLCSRLGWDPSVQDWSQHLAKHGRKKYGAQRLLNYINVRAAVSFCGFFKFNNKHI from the exons ATGCTCCTCCCACCCCTCCATTCATGTCGTGGACAGATCGACCCCCTGACTCTGGGTCGGCCAAACCCTCAGTGCTGGGAATCCTCTTCTGCCCTTCTCCTTGAATTGCGGAAGCCCCGTATAGCAGACACCGTCAGCGGCTTCTGGGACTTCATGATCTACCTCAAGTCATCAGAAGAGTCCAAGCACGCCAGCCTCTTCTGGGTCCTGGCACAACTTTTCTGGGACATCTACGTGGACTGTATGATATCTCGAACCCACGGGTTGGGACGAAGACGTTTCGTTGAAGACAAGAAGGAACTAACATCTACACACTTGGATCTCAGGCA GGACCTTCGTAGAGGGTCGAAGCATGAAAAATCCCAAACTAAAAGACTTTGTTCAAGACTGGGTTGGGATCCAAGTGTACAGGACTGGTCCCAACATCTTGCCAAACATGGTAGAAAAAAATATGGTGCTCAAAGGTTACTCAACTATATAAATGTACGTGCTGCGGTTTCATTTTGTGGCTTTTTTAAGTTCAATAATAAACATATCTGA